GCGGTGTGGGCACCGACAGCCCCTCCGGTGCTGCGGACCCTGGAGCCCGTTGCGCTGCTGCGGCGGATCACGGTGCAAACGTACCTGGTTGCCACCGACACCCGGGGACGGGAGGTGATCCGCAAGCGGGAGGCCGACAGTGACGGCGTCCCGCCCGGCCATACGCGCCTCGCCTCTCCGTACGACCCGGACGCGCGCTGGGCGGCGAAAGGCGGGGACCTGTTCTGGTGCGGATACAAGATCCATCTGACAGAGAGCTGCGATGCTCCTCCCGAAGCCGAAGCCGAAGCCGAAGCCGAAGCCGAAGCCGAAGCCGAAGCCGGTGGTGAGCCGTCGCCCGGGCGTCTGCCGGTGCGGCTGATCACGGATGTGTACACCACCGACGCGACCGTGCCGGACGTGAACGCCACCGCGCCGGTCCAGGAGAACCTGGCGACGCGGGGCCTGGCACCGGGCGAGCACTACCTTGACGCCGGATACCCTTCCGCCGCGCTGGTCCGGGCCGCCTCCGAGCAGGGCATCACCATGGTCACCCCGCTCCGGCCCGACACCTCGCCCCAGGCCAGGGCCGACACCGGCTACGCCAAGGACGCCTTCCGCATCGACTGGAAGGCCCGCCAGGTCCGCTGCCCCGAAGGCAGGACAAGCAGCGGCTGGTACCCGGTCCGGCAGCACGGCCACGACGCGATCGTCGTCGACTTCGCCCGCAGCGACTGCCGGCCCTGCCCCGCACGCGAGCAGTGCACCGCCTCGCGACGCGGCACCCGCATGCTCACGCTCCAGCCCCGCGAGCTCCACCAGGCACTGACCGCCGCCCGCACCGAGCAGAAGACCGATACCTGGCAAGCCAAGTACGCCCTGCGCGCCGGGATCGAGGGCACCATCAACCAGGCCCTGGACGTCACCGGAATCCGCCGGGCCCGTTACCGCGGCCTGCCCAAGGTCCGTCTCCAGCACGCCTTCTCCGCCGCCGCACTCAACGTCATCCGCCTCGACGCCCACTGGAGCACCGAAGGAACCCCACCTGCACTGTCACGCGCCAGCAGACTCACCCACCTCAGCTACCGACTCACCGCATAACCGAATAGCGCAGCAGAGTCGCCTGACCGGCCAAAGCGTCGACGACCTGTTCGCAATGGACACCGCCACTGTCCCCAATCAGCTGTACGCAGTCGAGAACGATGCCAACATCACTGCAGGCACCTACGGCTTCTTCGACCAGGACAACAAGTCCATCACCAAGCCGACCGCCTGCGAGACGATCGACACCAGCCGATGCGACCCGTCCACTTACCAGACCACCTGGGACAGTTCGGACCAAGTGGCCCAGATCGCAGCCCCCGGCTACGTGTACAACACCGCCGCTCACGATCCCGACCTGATCACCATTGAGAAGAACACCGCGACCAGTACCCACCAGCTCTGGCTCTATCAGGGCATGGGCGGAACGACATTGGCCAACCCCATTCTCCTGGGAACCGGCGACTGGTCCGGCAGCACCTTGATCGCCCCGGGCACCATCGCCGGTACCCCCACCCTCTGGGCACGACTCGACTCCACCGGCCAGCTCTACAGCTACTCCCTGGCCATCAACGCGACCACCGGGCTGCCACCCCTCCTGGTCCCACCGGGCGTCGCCCCCGTCTCGGGAGACGAGTCCGGAACCACCTTCGGCCCCAGTCTGCCCAAGTCCAACTACCCCTTCATCGCCTCCCCCGGCGACATCAACGGCACCATCAGCCAGACCAACCCCACTGGTACCCCCGACGGAATCCCTGACCTCTACGTCACCGACACCAACGGCCAGCTCATCGAATACCCCGGAGCCACTGACAACCCAGCCAGCACCATGGCCGCCCATGGCCCCGCCGCCCTACCCACTCACTGGTGGACCCTGACCGACGGCAACACCACTACTACAGCCAACGACGACGCCTACGCTCCGTCAACCAGCCTCCCGCTCACCCTGAGCAACTCCGGTGCGCAGTGGAGCACTGACGCAGCTCTGGCCACAGCAGACACCGCTCCAGGAACCAGCAACCAGAGCGGCACGGCCCTGACCTTCAACGGCAACGGCTACGCCGCCACCAACGGACCCGCCGTAAACACCAGTAACAGCTACACCGTGTCCGCCTGGGTCAAACTCACCACCCTGGGCACCACCGACCAATGGGCCGTCGCCCAAAACACCGCCAACCACCAGGCGTTCCTGCTCGGATACAGCGGAACCGCCAAAACCTGGGCCTTCGACACCAGCACCAGCGATACCGCCGGCCCCACCACCTACGCCGCAGCCACCTCAGGTACCCCCGCGACCGCCGGCACCTGGACACACCTCGTCGGCACCTACGACGCATCCACCGGCACGATGGACCTGTACGTCAACGACGCCCTGGCAGGTACAGGAAGCAACACCACCCCCACATACAACTCCAGCGGGATCGTCACGATCGGCTCCACCGCGACCGCCGGAACCACCCCGAGCCTCTACGGCCAGATCGTCGGTTCCGTCTCCGACGTCCGCGTGTACAACAGCGCCGCCAACGCCACCAGCACGCTGAGCAGCGCCGTCCCCCTGTCCCCCCTCAGCAGCACCGCCACCAACTGGTGGGAGCTGGACGACAACACAAGCCCCGCCGTCGACAGCATCAGCGGCAACAAGGCCACACTCACCACCACTGGAGCGATCTGGGCCACCGACCCGACCCTCACCACTGCCAACCCCGGCCTCCTCGCCGCCAACCCCACCAGCACCGTCCTCTCGCTCGACGGCACTACCGGCTACGCAGCCACGACCAGTCCCGCAGTCAACACAACGGGCGACTACACCGTCTCGGCCTGGGCCAAACTCAACAGCAGCTTCAACAGCAACGACTACTACACCGTCGTCGCCCAACGCGACACCGCCGGCGTGCGCAGCGGCTTCTACCTCCAGTACTCCGCCGCCTACAAGAGCTGGGCACTGGTCATCCCCAACACCGACTCCGCCAACGCGCCCGTCTACTACCATGCCAACGGCAGCACAACCGTCGCAAACCAGTGGTACCACCTGGTCGCCACCTACCAGGCCGCCACTGGATCCATGTCCCTGTACGTCAACGGAAACCTCGTCGGCACCGGCACCGACACCGGAACCCCCTGGGCCGCCACCGGCCCACTGCTCATCGGCGGAGCCGACGGCGGCACCACTCCGGGCAGCGCCGCTGATTTCCCGGGCCAGATCGCCGACCTCCACATCTACGACACCGCCCTGCCCGCCGCCGACGCGGCAGCCCTCGGCGACTCCACGCCCATCACCGGCCTGAACTGAGCTGAACTGAACTGAATACGCTGCTCTGCCCCGACGGGATGCATCCCGTCGGGGCAGAGCAGTTCCATCCACGGCCGAAAGACCCGCCTGCGGCGGTGCCCCGGCCGACCGGCTAGGCCCGCCCCACCTCGGCGGTGACCGCTGCGGTCAGCTCCACCAGCTGCTGCGGCGCCAGCTCGACCTCCAGGCCGCGGCGGCCGGCCGAGACGAAGACGGTCGGGTGCGCCAGCGCGCCCGTGTCGACCACGGTGCGCAGCCGCTTGCGCTGGCCCAGCGGGGAGATCCCGCCGCGCACGTAGCCGGTGCTGCGCTCGGCGGCGGCCGGGTCGGCCATGGCCGCGTGCTTCCCGCCGACGGCGGCGGCCAGCGCCTTCAGGTCCAGCTGCCCGGCGACCGGCACCACGGCCACCACCAGCACCCCGTCGACGTCGGCGAGCAGGGTCTTGAACACCCGCTCGGCGGAGACCCCGAGCACCCGAGCCGCCTCCTCCCCGTAGGAGGCCGCCGCCGGGTCGTGCTCGTACGCGTGCACCGTGTACTCCACCCCGGCCGCCTCCAGCACCACCGTCGCCGGCGTCCCCTGCCCGCCCCGCTTCGCCTTCTTCGCCATGGCCGTACGCTATCGGCCCCGCACAGCGCGCCACGCCCCGGGCAGGGCGGTTGCAGGCGGTTTGCAAGAGTAGGAGGCTTTTCATGGTTACTGTCATGAATTCTCCCGGCAGCTGGGAACGAGGAGGCGCAGCATGACGCGACCGCAGTGGGTTCCCCCGGGCACCGATACCGAGAAGCCGAACGCGGCCCGGGTGTACGACTACTACCTGGGCGGTTCGCACAACTTCGCGGTCGACCGGGAGCTGGCCCGGCGGGCGGTGGAGCTCTGGCCGGAGCTGCCGATGATCATGCGGGCCAACCGGGCGTTCCTGCGCCGGGCCGTGCACTACGCCGCCGAGCAGGGCATCACCAGGTTCCTGGACATCGGCTCGGGCATCCCGACCTTCGGCGCGGTGCACGAGATCGCCCGGGAGACCGCACCCGGGGCCGAGGTGGTCTACGTCGACCAGGACCCGGTGGCGGTGGCGCACAGCGAGCTGCTGCTGGCGGACGACCCGCTCAGCCAGGTGGTGCAGGCCGACCTCCGGCAGCCCGCCGACCTGCTGACCAGGCCGCCGGTGGCGGCGCTGCTGGACGCGGGCGAGCCGGTCGCGGTGCTGCTGGTGGCGGTGCTGCACTTCATCACCGACGCCGAGGACCCGGAGGGGATCGTCCGACAGCTGCGGGCGGCCATGCCGGCCGGCAGCATCCTGATCCTGTCCCATGCCTGCCTTGAGGGCCGCCCGGACCAGACCGGCCCGCACCAGGACCTCTACGCCCGGACGCCGACCCCGCTGACGATGCGCAGCCGGAAGCGGATCAGCGGGCTGTTCGACGGCTTCGACCTGGTCGAGCCCGGGGTGGTCTACCTGCCCGAGTGGCAGCCCGAGAACCCGGGGGCGGTGGGTTCCCACCCGGAGCGGTTCACCGGGATGGCGGGCGTCGGGCGCCTGCCGTGAGCGCCGCCCCGGCCCCGGCCCGCGAGCCCGCCGACTCCTTCGGCGAGGCCTGGGCGGCGCTGCTGCACGAGAGCCACGGGGGGATGCTGGCCCCGGCCGTGATCCGGAGGCTGGTGAACCGGACCACCGAGCTGCTGCGGGAGGCCAGGAACGGCGACCCGTTCGACCCCCGGCCGGCCGAGGAGGTCGGGGCGCTGCTGGTGCACGCCCGCTACACCGACCCCGGGGTGCTGGCCCGGGTGGTCACCCTGTTCCAGCGGCAGCCCCTGGACGGGCCCCGGGGCCCGGCCCTGGCCGGGGCCTTCGCGGCCGGCTGGGCGGTGGCGCTGCGCGAGAAGACGCTGCGCGAGCAGGAGAGCATCCGGCTGGCGGCGGACTCCGCCCGGAAGGGCGCGGAGCGGGCGCTGTACGCCTCCGAGGCGCGGTTCCGGGCGCTGTTCGAGAGCGCCGCGATCGGCATCGGGATCGGCGACCTGGAGGGCCGGATCCTGGAGGTCAACCCGGCGCTGCTGGAGCTGTTCGGCGCGCGGCCGGAGGACCTGGCCGGCCGGCGGGTGGACGACCTGGTCCACCCGGAGGACACCCCCGGCGTCTGGGACGCCTACGGCGAGCTGATCGCCGGCAAGCGGGACCACTTCCAGTTCGACAAGCCGTACTACCGGCACGACGGCGAGGTGGTCTGGACCCACCTCACGGTGACCCTGATCCGGGACCAGCAGCAGCGGCCGCAGTACCAGGTGGCGATGCTGGAGGACATCACCGACCGCTACCGGCTGCAGGAGCGGCTGCGCTTCCAGGCCACCCATGACGAGCTGACCGGGCTGCTGAACCGGGCGGCCTTCTTCGAGCGGCTGGAGGCGGTGTTCGAGGCGCCGGAGCCCGGCGCCCGGTTCGGGCTCTGCTACGTCGACCTGGACGGCTTCAAGGTCATCAACGACAGCCTCGGCCACGACGCCGGGGACCAGCTGCTGGCGGCCGTGGCCGCCCGGCTGGCCGCCGTGCTCACCCCGCTGGGCCATGTGGTGGCCCGGCTCGGCGGGGACGAGTTCGTGGTGCTGCTGGAGAACTGCAGCGGCGCGGAGGAGGCGGTGGCGGTCGCCGAGACCCTGCTGGAGGCCCTGGACGGCCCGGTGGTGGTCGGCGACCACCGGCTGTCGGTCGGGGCCAGCGTCGGGGTGCTGGAGCGGACGGTGGCGACCACCACCCCGATGGCCGCGGTCCGGGCGGCCGACCTCACCCTGTACCGGGCGAAGGAGGAGGGGCGCGGCCGGTGGACGCTGTTCGACCCCCGGCAGAACGCCCGCGCGGTCAACCGCTACGCCGTCTCGGTGCGGATGCCGGTGGCGCTGGACCGGGGCGAGTTCTTCATCGACTACCAGCCGCTGTGCTCGCTCGCCGACGGCTCGCTGGCCGCGGTCGAGGCGCTGGTCCGCTGGCGCCACCCGCAGTTGGGGGTGCTCGGTCCGGAGGAGTTCGTGGCGACCGCCGAGGAGACCGGTCTGATCATCCCGCTGGGCCGCTGGGTGCTGGAGCAGGCGTGTGCCCAGGCGGCCGACTGGTCGCGCCGGTTCGGCGCGGCGGCGCCGCAGCTGAACGTCAACCTGGCGGCCCGTCAGGCCCGGACCGCCGGGCTGGTGTCCGATGTCGCCGACATCCTGGCGTCCACCGGCCTGGACCCCGGGCTGCTGCAGCTGGAGATCACCGAGAGCGCGGTGGTGGGCCGTGACGACGAGTCGCTGCCGGCCCTGCACGCGCTGGTCGGCATGGGCGTGTCACTGGCAGTGGACGACTTCGGCTCCGGCTGGTCCAACCTGGCCTACCTCCGCGACCTGCCGGTCTCCGGGCTGAAGATCGCCGGCTCCTTCGTCGCCGACCTGCACGACCCGGAGAAGGACGAGCAGCTCGGCTGGCGGATCGTGGGCGCGATGGTCTCGCTGGCGCACACCCTGGGCCTGGTCGTCACGGCCGAGGAGGTCGAGTCCGAGAAGCACGCCGAGCGGCTGCGTTCGATGGGCTGCGACTGGGCGCAGGGCTGGTACTTCGGCCGACCGGTGCGGCCCTCGGAGATCACCGTCCGCATCGCCGACGGAATCGCGCAGCGCGGCTACCGGCAGTGACGAGTGTTCGCCGGACCGACCTGCAGAACAGGGCAAATAGCCTTATTAGCCGGAAAGTTCCGGAAAGCACTTGACTCTGCGTGAGGAATCCACAGATGATGGGGTCCTGGCGCCCCACTGGTCACTAGTGCGGACAGTACATTTGCCAGTCGTTTTGTTCGACGCTTCGGCGTCCGAGATCGAGCGTCGCCTCCGGGCGGACGCGGCAGTGCCCCGTCACGGGTCCGCCGCTCTCCTCGATCGTTTCCCCACCCAGACGAGGGTCCGGCCTGCGTCCAGCAGCGGCCGGTGCCCGGCCGGTCCTCCGGCCCGGGGCACACTCTCGTCCCGGGCGTGATGCGCTCTCCCCCCGCGCGTCCGCCGCCTCTGGAGAGGCCTCACTCGATGAGTACCACCGTTCCCCCCGCCCCTCCGTCCTCCCCTTCCCCGCCGCCCCGTTCCCCATCGCTCCCCCCGAGCGTCGGCGCGGCAACCGCGACGGCCGGCCCGGACGCCGGGCCACCGACTCCGCGCCCGCCCCGGCCTCCGCCGCCGACCGCCACCCGCTGCGCCGGGCCACCGACACCGCTCCGGTCCGACACACCGTCAGCCTGGTGGTGCCGGCCCGGAACGAGGCCCGGAACATCCCCTGGGTGTTCGAACAGATCCCGTCCTGCGTGGACGAGGTGATCCTGGTCGACGGCGGCTCCGTCGACGCGACCGTGCGGATGGCGGCGGAGTGCCGGCCGACCGTGCGCAGCGTCCGGCAGCGCGGTCGGGGCAAGGGCGACGCCCTGCGCACCGGCTTCCGCGCGGCCACCGGCGAGTACCTGGTGATGCTGGACGCCGACGGCAGCATGAGCCCCGGCGAGATCCCGCACTACCTGCACTTCCTCGACCACGGCTTCGACCTGGTCAAGGGCTCGCGCTACGTCGCGGGCGGCGGTTCGCAGGACCTCACCCTGACCCGTTCGCTGGGCAACCGGGCGCTGCTGGCGGTGGTCAACCTGCTCTACGACGCCGCGCTGACCGACCTCTGCTACGGCTACTGCGCCTTCCGCCGCAGCTTCCTGGACGAGCTCGACCTGCGCGCCACCGGCTTCGAGATCGAGGCCGAGCTGATCGCCCACGCGCTGCGGTCCGGACTTCGGATCGCCGAGGTCCCCAGCCTGGAACTGCCGCGCCGCAACGGCCGCTCGCACCTCCACGCCGTCTCCGACGGCCGCCGGGTGCTGCGGACCCTGCTGACCGAGCGCCCCGGCGCGCGGCCGGCCCGGACCGCCGGCGCGGGTCGGCCGGGAACGGCCCCACGATGAACGGCCCCACGGTGAACGGCCCCACGATGAACGGCTACGACCGGCCCGCCGACGCGGCCTGCCCCTGCCTTGTCGCCCGCGACTCGCCCTACACACCCGTGCGGATCGCCGAACTGGACCTGGACGAGCCCGGTGCGCCGCGCTCCCCCGGGGACACCGGTCCGGTCGATGCGGAGGGACGCGTGTTGGCGTTGGTGCGACTGCACGGACACCCGCTCGGACTGGTGACCGCCGACGGCGCGACCGGCGACACCGCCGGACTGCGCCGGGCGCTGGTCGACGCCGCCCACCGCGATCTGGCCGACCCGATCGCCCGGCACCTCGCCGCCGACGCGGCGGCCGCTGCGAAGGCCCCTGCGGAGGGACGCGCGGCGGCCGGTACGGAGCCCCGCGCCGATGCGGCGCCGTGCCGGGCCGGCCGGTCCCGGCTGCTGGCCGACCCGCCCGCCGTGAGCGTGGTGGTGGCCACCCACAACCGGCCCGAACTGCTGCGGCAGTGCCTGGACTCGCTGCTGCGGACCGGCTACCCCCGGCTGGAGGTGCTGGTGGTGGACAACGCCCCGGCCGACGACGCCGCCGAGCGGCTGGTGCGCGGCGGCCGCTACCCGGCCCGGGTCCGCTACCTGCGGGAGCCGGTCGCCGGGCTGGCCCGCGCCCACAACCGGGCGCTGGCCGAGGTCCGGGGCGAGATCACCGCCTTCACCGACGACGACACCCTGGTCGACCGGGACTGGCCGACCGCACTGGCCGCGGCCTTCGCCGGGTCGGCCGGGATCGGCTGCGTGACCGGGCTGATCCTGCCCGCCGAGCTGGAGACCAGGGCGCAGGCCCGGCTCCAGCAGCACGGCGGCTACGACAAGGGCTTCGGGCCGCGCAGCTGGTCGCTGGCCGACCCGCCGGCCGACCCGCTCTTCCCGTTCACCGCCGGGCGCTTCGGCTCCGGGGCCAACATGGCCTACCGGACCGGTCTGCTGCGGCGGCTGGGCGGCTTCGACCCGGCCACCGGCACCGGCACCCCGGCCCGGGGCGGCGACGACCTGCTCGGCTTCTTCCGGGTCCTGGTCGCCGGCGCCACCCTCGCCTACCGTCCGGACGCCCTGGTCTGGCACCGGCACAGCCGCAGCCCGGACGCGCTGCCCGCACAGGCCTTCGGGTACGGCGCGGGCTTCGGCGCGTTCCTGGCCGCCGCCGTCGCCGCCGAGCCGGGCATGCTCCCGGCCCTGGCCCGCAGGCTGCCGCGCGGCGCGGTGTTCGCGGCCACCCGCCGCAGCGGTGCGGCCGGGGCCGGCGGGACCGGAACCGACGCCGGGTCCGACACCGGCGACTGGAACCGCCGGCTCACCGCGCTGGAGCTGCGCGGGCTGCTCTACGGCCCGCTCGGGTACCTGCGCAGCCGGCGCCAGGACCAGCGGCTGCGGCACGCGGAGCCGAGCCCGCCATGACCACCCGGGTCGAGGCAGCACCCACGACGCAGCTCCGGCCGAGCCGCGCCCCGGCCGGGGACGCCGACGTCCGGGTCACCCCGGCCGTCCTGTCCGCGCCGTCCGTCCAGACCGCGCCCGCCACCGCGCCCGCCGTCCCCGGCACCGCCCGGGACGGCGCCCGGCTGCTGCGCAACGGGCATGTGCTGACCCTGAGTTCACTGCTGACCGCGACCCTGGGCGCGGGCTTCTGGATGGTCGCCACCTCCTGGTACAGCACCGCCTCGGTCGGCCGCAGCTACGCCGCGATCTCGGCGGTCTCGCTGCTCTCCGGCTTCGGCCAGCTCAACCTGGCCGATGTGCTGGTCCGCTTCGTACCGGCGGCCGGACGGCACACCCGTCGGCTGGTGCTGCGCTGCTACGCCGCCAGCGCGCTCTTCAGCACCCTGCTCGCGGGCCTGTTCCTGCTGCTGGTGCCGGTGCTCGCGCCGGGGCTCGACTACCTCCGCAGCCCGCTCGGGGCCGCCTGCTTCATCGCCGCGACCTGCGGCTACTCGATCTTCGTGCTCCAGGACGGGGTGCTCACCGGGCTCCGCCGGGCCGGCTGGGTCCTGGGCGAGAACGCCCTGTTCGCCGCCGTGAAGACGGGGCTGCTGCTGGCCTTCGGGATCTGGGCGCTCAGTGCGGGCGTGCTGCTCTCCTGGGCCGGGGCGCTCGCCGTGGCGATGGCCATGACCAACTACTACCTGTTCCGCCATGCCGTGCCCCGGCACCAGCGGGCCGGGGCCGGCGCCCCCGCGCCGCACCGGCTGCTGCGCTACGCGGCGGCGGACTACCTCGGCGCGCTGTTCCGGCTCAGCGCCTACAACGTGGTGCCGCTGATCGTGCTGAACCGCTACGGCCCGGTCGGCAACGCCTACTTCTCGCTGGCCTGGGTCGTCGGCTACAGCCTGTTCCTGGCCGCCTACAACATGGGCAGCTCGATGATCGTGGAGGCGGCTCGCTGCCCCGAGCGGCTGGAGGAGAACGCCCGCCGGATCCTGCGCCACAGCGGCCTGCTGATGGCCGCCGCCGCGGTGCTGATCGTCTGCTGCGCGCCATGGGTGCTCGCGCTGTTCGGACCCGAGTACTCCGCCCACGGCACCACGCTGCTGCGGCTGCTGTCCCTGGCCGCGCTGCCGAACCTGCTGCTGGGCATCGCCATCGACGTCGCCCGCGCCCGCCGCACCCTGGGCTGGGCGGTCGGGCTGCAGGCCGTGCTCTGCGTGCTGGTGCTCGGCCTGACCGCCTGGCTGCTGCCGGTGTTCGGGATCGCCGGGGTCGGCGTCGCCTGGCTGCTCGCCGAGTGCCTGCTCGCCGTGCCGCTGCTGCTCACCCTGAACCGTTGGCTGCCGCGCCGCCCGCCGCCGCCCGGAAGGAGCACGCCATGACCACCGCCCCCGCGACCGCACTGCCCTCCCTCTCGGTGGTGGTGTGCGCCTACACCACCGACCGCTGGGACGACCTGCGGGCCGCCGTCGCCTCGGTCCTCGCCCAGCGCGAGCCGGTCGACGAACTGCTGCTGGTGGTCGACCACTGCCCCGAACTCGCCCGCCGTGCCACGGCCGAACTCCCCGGCGTGCGGACCCTGGTCAACACCGAGCGCCGGGGGCTCTCCGGCGCCCGCAACAGCGGCGTGGCCGCCGCCCGGGGCGAGGTCGTCGCCTTCCTCGACGACGACGCCGCCGCCGAACCCGACTGGAGCCGACGGCTGCTGGACGGCTACCGGGACCCCCGGGTGCAGGGCGTCGGCGGCCTGGTCCGACCGGCCTGGGACACCGGCCGGCCCCGGTGGTTCCCGCCCGAGTTCGACTGGGTGGTCGGCTGCTCCTACCGGGGCCTGCCCGAACACCCGTCGCCGGTACGGAACTTCATCGGCGCCAACATGTCGTTCCGGCGGGCCGCGCTGCTCGCCGCCGGCGGCTTCCGGACCGATCTGGGACGCGTCGGCCGCCGACCGCTGGGCTGCGAGGAGACCGAGCTGTGCCTGCGGCTGAGCTCCCACGACCCCGCCGCCGTGCTGCTCTACCAGCCCGCCGCGGCCGTCCGCCACCATGTGCCGGAGGCCCGCAGCGGCTGGTCCTACTTCCGCTCCCGCTGCTATGCGGAGGGGCTCTCCAAGGCCCGGGTCGCCCGCTACGCCGGACGCGGACCGGCCCTCGCCAGCGAGCGGACCTACCTC
The Streptacidiphilus albus JL83 genome window above contains:
- a CDS encoding glycosyltransferase family 2 protein → MNGPTVNGPTMNGYDRPADAACPCLVARDSPYTPVRIAELDLDEPGAPRSPGDTGPVDAEGRVLALVRLHGHPLGLVTADGATGDTAGLRRALVDAAHRDLADPIARHLAADAAAAAKAPAEGRAAAGTEPRADAAPCRAGRSRLLADPPAVSVVVATHNRPELLRQCLDSLLRTGYPRLEVLVVDNAPADDAAERLVRGGRYPARVRYLREPVAGLARAHNRALAEVRGEITAFTDDDTLVDRDWPTALAAAFAGSAGIGCVTGLILPAELETRAQARLQQHGGYDKGFGPRSWSLADPPADPLFPFTAGRFGSGANMAYRTGLLRRLGGFDPATGTGTPARGGDDLLGFFRVLVAGATLAYRPDALVWHRHSRSPDALPAQAFGYGAGFGAFLAAAVAAEPGMLPALARRLPRGAVFAATRRSGAAGAGGTGTDAGSDTGDWNRRLTALELRGLLYGPLGYLRSRRQDQRLRHAEPSPP
- a CDS encoding transposase, with protein sequence MSLQVRGLPEIPADTVRVARSAFPQGSLAMSVRDRLGEVFADEPFAGAFGVRGAPGLSPALLSLVTVLQFAEDLTDRQAAAMAVRAIDWKYAMGMELGATGFDDSVLARFRARLVEHGMERVVFDRLLDWCRGQGLVGAGGKQRTDSTHVISAVRDLNRLELAGESVRAALEALAVVAPAWLAQAVNVPELALRYGERVNGWKIPSSQVKRERLATVFGQDAVALLRAVWAPTAPPVLRTLEPVALLRRITVQTYLVATDTRGREVIRKREADSDGVPPGHTRLASPYDPDARWAAKGGDLFWCGYKIHLTESCDAPPEAEAEAEAEAEAEAEAGGEPSPGRLPVRLITDVYTTDATVPDVNATAPVQENLATRGLAPGEHYLDAGYPSAALVRAASEQGITMVTPLRPDTSPQARADTGYAKDAFRIDWKARQVRCPEGRTSSGWYPVRQHGHDAIVVDFARSDCRPCPAREQCTASRRGTRMLTLQPRELHQALTAARTEQKTDTWQAKYALRAGIEGTINQALDVTGIRRARYRGLPKVRLQHAFSAAALNVIRLDAHWSTEGTPPALSRASRLTHLSYRLTA
- a CDS encoding lipopolysaccharide biosynthesis protein; the protein is MTTRVEAAPTTQLRPSRAPAGDADVRVTPAVLSAPSVQTAPATAPAVPGTARDGARLLRNGHVLTLSSLLTATLGAGFWMVATSWYSTASVGRSYAAISAVSLLSGFGQLNLADVLVRFVPAAGRHTRRLVLRCYAASALFSTLLAGLFLLLVPVLAPGLDYLRSPLGAACFIAATCGYSIFVLQDGVLTGLRRAGWVLGENALFAAVKTGLLLAFGIWALSAGVLLSWAGALAVAMAMTNYYLFRHAVPRHQRAGAGAPAPHRLLRYAAADYLGALFRLSAYNVVPLIVLNRYGPVGNAYFSLAWVVGYSLFLAAYNMGSSMIVEAARCPERLEENARRILRHSGLLMAAAAVLIVCCAPWVLALFGPEYSAHGTTLLRLLSLAALPNLLLGIAIDVARARRTLGWAVGLQAVLCVLVLGLTAWLLPVFGIAGVGVAWLLAECLLAVPLLLTLNRWLPRRPPPPGRSTP
- a CDS encoding SAM-dependent methyltransferase → MTRPQWVPPGTDTEKPNAARVYDYYLGGSHNFAVDRELARRAVELWPELPMIMRANRAFLRRAVHYAAEQGITRFLDIGSGIPTFGAVHEIARETAPGAEVVYVDQDPVAVAHSELLLADDPLSQVVQADLRQPADLLTRPPVAALLDAGEPVAVLLVAVLHFITDAEDPEGIVRQLRAAMPAGSILILSHACLEGRPDQTGPHQDLYARTPTPLTMRSRKRISGLFDGFDLVEPGVVYLPEWQPENPGAVGSHPERFTGMAGVGRLP
- the ybaK gene encoding Cys-tRNA(Pro) deacylase, which produces MAKKAKRGGQGTPATVVLEAAGVEYTVHAYEHDPAAASYGEEAARVLGVSAERVFKTLLADVDGVLVVAVVPVAGQLDLKALAAAVGGKHAAMADPAAAERSTGYVRGGISPLGQRKRLRTVVDTGALAHPTVFVSAGRRGLEVELAPQQLVELTAAVTAEVGRA
- a CDS encoding putative bifunctional diguanylate cyclase/phosphodiesterase, with translation MSAAPAPAREPADSFGEAWAALLHESHGGMLAPAVIRRLVNRTTELLREARNGDPFDPRPAEEVGALLVHARYTDPGVLARVVTLFQRQPLDGPRGPALAGAFAAGWAVALREKTLREQESIRLAADSARKGAERALYASEARFRALFESAAIGIGIGDLEGRILEVNPALLELFGARPEDLAGRRVDDLVHPEDTPGVWDAYGELIAGKRDHFQFDKPYYRHDGEVVWTHLTVTLIRDQQQRPQYQVAMLEDITDRYRLQERLRFQATHDELTGLLNRAAFFERLEAVFEAPEPGARFGLCYVDLDGFKVINDSLGHDAGDQLLAAVAARLAAVLTPLGHVVARLGGDEFVVLLENCSGAEEAVAVAETLLEALDGPVVVGDHRLSVGASVGVLERTVATTTPMAAVRAADLTLYRAKEEGRGRWTLFDPRQNARAVNRYAVSVRMPVALDRGEFFIDYQPLCSLADGSLAAVEALVRWRHPQLGVLGPEEFVATAEETGLIIPLGRWVLEQACAQAADWSRRFGAAAPQLNVNLAARQARTAGLVSDVADILASTGLDPGLLQLEITESAVVGRDDESLPALHALVGMGVSLAVDDFGSGWSNLAYLRDLPVSGLKIAGSFVADLHDPEKDEQLGWRIVGAMVSLAHTLGLVVTAEEVESEKHAERLRSMGCDWAQGWYFGRPVRPSEITVRIADGIAQRGYRQ
- a CDS encoding glycosyltransferase family 2 protein, whose translation is MRRATDTAPVRHTVSLVVPARNEARNIPWVFEQIPSCVDEVILVDGGSVDATVRMAAECRPTVRSVRQRGRGKGDALRTGFRAATGEYLVMLDADGSMSPGEIPHYLHFLDHGFDLVKGSRYVAGGGSQDLTLTRSLGNRALLAVVNLLYDAALTDLCYGYCAFRRSFLDELDLRATGFEIEAELIAHALRSGLRIAEVPSLELPRRNGRSHLHAVSDGRRVLRTLLTERPGARPARTAGAGRPGTAPR
- a CDS encoding LamG domain-containing protein, which encodes MDTATVPNQLYAVENDANITAGTYGFFDQDNKSITKPTACETIDTSRCDPSTYQTTWDSSDQVAQIAAPGYVYNTAAHDPDLITIEKNTATSTHQLWLYQGMGGTTLANPILLGTGDWSGSTLIAPGTIAGTPTLWARLDSTGQLYSYSLAINATTGLPPLLVPPGVAPVSGDESGTTFGPSLPKSNYPFIASPGDINGTISQTNPTGTPDGIPDLYVTDTNGQLIEYPGATDNPASTMAAHGPAALPTHWWTLTDGNTTTTANDDAYAPSTSLPLTLSNSGAQWSTDAALATADTAPGTSNQSGTALTFNGNGYAATNGPAVNTSNSYTVSAWVKLTTLGTTDQWAVAQNTANHQAFLLGYSGTAKTWAFDTSTSDTAGPTTYAAATSGTPATAGTWTHLVGTYDASTGTMDLYVNDALAGTGSNTTPTYNSSGIVTIGSTATAGTTPSLYGQIVGSVSDVRVYNSAANATSTLSSAVPLSPLSSTATNWWELDDNTSPAVDSISGNKATLTTTGAIWATDPTLTTANPGLLAANPTSTVLSLDGTTGYAATTSPAVNTTGDYTVSAWAKLNSSFNSNDYYTVVAQRDTAGVRSGFYLQYSAAYKSWALVIPNTDSANAPVYYHANGSTTVANQWYHLVATYQAATGSMSLYVNGNLVGTGTDTGTPWAATGPLLIGGADGGTTPGSAADFPGQIADLHIYDTALPAADAAALGDSTPITGLN